One Neosynechococcus sphagnicola sy1 genomic window carries:
- a CDS encoding MAE_28990/MAE_18760 family HEPN-like nuclease — MTKIRTISQLSDQLSEEIAWRKKELIYIKTLVEKNKYRTVQSTLLRSGTAILYAHWEGFVKNAATSYVEFVARQNLKCSELAPNFLALAVKKQLNEAQGSYRAVIFTKVVDFLITGLESKCLIQWDDAIKTQSNLNSEVLKDIICILGLDYSLYETKEKIIDETLLRSRNEIAHGQYLLMEFDQYIELHHEIISLMDLFRDQIENAAISKAYLCT, encoded by the coding sequence ATGACTAAGATTCGGACTATATCTCAGCTAAGCGATCAGCTTTCTGAGGAAATTGCATGGCGAAAAAAAGAGTTGATATACATCAAAACTTTAGTCGAGAAAAATAAATATCGAACTGTTCAATCCACTTTGCTTAGGAGCGGTACTGCAATTTTGTACGCGCACTGGGAAGGCTTTGTTAAAAATGCTGCGACATCTTATGTAGAGTTTGTTGCTAGACAAAACCTAAAATGCTCAGAACTGGCACCTAACTTTCTAGCTTTGGCTGTTAAAAAACAGCTGAATGAAGCTCAAGGCAGTTATAGAGCAGTTATCTTTACCAAAGTTGTAGATTTCCTAATAACAGGATTAGAATCCAAGTGCTTAATTCAATGGGATGATGCAATTAAGACACAATCAAATCTTAATTCTGAAGTCTTGAAAGATATTATCTGTATCTTGGGGCTAGACTACTCTCTCTATGAAACAAAAGAAAAAATTATTGATGAGACTTTGCTTCGTTCTAGAAACGAAATCGCACATGGACAGTATCTATTAATGGAGTTTGATCAGTATATAGAATTGCACCATGAAATTATATCGCTGATGGATTTGTTCAGAGATCAAATCGAGAATGCAGCCATATCAAAAGCTTACCTTTGCACGTAG